In Caproicibacterium amylolyticum, a genomic segment contains:
- a CDS encoding UDP-N-acetylmuramoyl-L-alanyl-D-glutamate--2,6-diaminopimelate ligase — MTIKELLKDISCQVTGDCNAEVTGIVYDSRKVKPGSVFVCLVGSKTDSHAFAAQAAQSGAAAVVTQHEIETVSCTEIRVKDTREALALLSAAWFGHPAEKLKVIGVTGTKGKTTSTYMIHSILEAAGIPTGIIGTIGTVIGTQLIKTNNTTPESYDIQKFMRMMVDAGCRACVLEASSIGLRDHRVDGFTFDIGLFTNFSEDHIGGSEHKNMQEYLACKALLFKKCRLGVVNVDDGHWQGVTEGHICSLISYGFSMDAQLRAENDRLISRPGYLGVEFDLCGSMQGHVCVDISGKFNVYNALGATAVCQQLGASLADVQKGLDTVKVKGRVEPVNVPGNYTLLIDYAHNAVSMENILTTLREYNPHRLVCLFGAGGNRPKLRRYEMGEMSGKLADLSVITADNSRDENVMDILADIEVGLHKTDGKYVVIPDRREAIQFCMDNAQDGDVVVLAGKGHEDYQEIKGVKYPFDEREVIHKILSAEGKLPQKS; from the coding sequence ATGACAATTAAAGAATTGCTGAAAGATATATCATGCCAAGTTACCGGCGATTGCAATGCTGAAGTGACCGGCATTGTTTATGACTCTCGAAAAGTAAAACCGGGCAGTGTGTTTGTTTGTCTTGTCGGCAGCAAAACCGACAGTCATGCATTTGCAGCACAGGCTGCACAGAGTGGTGCTGCCGCAGTGGTAACACAGCATGAGATAGAAACGGTTTCCTGTACGGAGATTCGTGTAAAAGATACACGTGAAGCACTTGCACTGCTTTCTGCGGCATGGTTTGGCCATCCCGCGGAAAAACTGAAAGTTATTGGCGTGACTGGTACCAAGGGCAAAACAACTTCTACTTATATGATTCATTCTATTTTGGAAGCTGCGGGTATTCCAACCGGAATTATCGGCACGATTGGCACGGTAATTGGCACACAGCTGATTAAGACCAATAATACAACACCGGAATCTTATGATATACAGAAGTTCATGCGCATGATGGTAGATGCCGGATGCCGCGCGTGCGTACTGGAGGCCAGCTCTATAGGTTTGCGCGACCACCGTGTGGATGGTTTTACATTTGACATCGGACTATTCACAAATTTCAGTGAAGATCACATTGGCGGGTCAGAACACAAGAATATGCAGGAATATCTTGCCTGCAAAGCACTTCTGTTTAAAAAGTGTCGCCTTGGTGTTGTAAACGTAGATGACGGACACTGGCAGGGAGTTACGGAAGGGCACATCTGCAGTCTTATAAGCTATGGTTTCAGTATGGACGCACAGCTGCGCGCAGAAAATGACCGCCTGATTTCCCGTCCAGGCTATCTGGGAGTGGAGTTTGATCTGTGCGGCAGTATGCAGGGCCATGTGTGCGTGGATATTTCCGGTAAATTCAATGTGTACAATGCATTGGGAGCTACCGCAGTTTGTCAGCAGTTGGGTGCTTCTTTAGCGGATGTGCAGAAAGGGCTGGATACCGTTAAGGTAAAAGGCCGAGTAGAACCTGTAAATGTACCCGGAAATTATACACTGCTTATTGACTATGCACACAATGCTGTCAGCATGGAGAATATTTTGACTACGCTGCGGGAATACAATCCGCACCGTTTGGTGTGCTTGTTTGGAGCAGGCGGAAACCGCCCGAAGCTGCGCCGCTATGAAATGGGAGAAATGAGCGGTAAACTGGCTGACCTGTCTGTAATTACTGCAGATAATTCCCGTGATGAGAACGTCATGGATATTCTTGCGGATATTGAAGTCGGTCTGCATAAAACAGATGGTAAATATGTTGTTATTCCAGACCGCAGAGAGGCCATTCAGTTCTGCATGGACAACGCGCAAGACGGCGATGTAGTTGTTTTGGCAGGAAAGGGACATGAAGATTATCAGGAGATTAAGGGAGTGAAGTATCCTTTTGACGAGCGTGAAGTAATTCACAAAATACTTTCAGCAGAAGGAAAGCTTCCACAAAAATCTTAA